The sequence below is a genomic window from Nicotiana tomentosiformis chromosome 6, ASM39032v3, whole genome shotgun sequence.
ATTGGTTCTTTCTATCCTTTGTCAGTTTTTGGAATTAACTTTGTTTGAAAGAGCATTTGAAATTATTGGAGTAGATTGGAAGTATAGTCAAATCTGAAGGTACCCGTGGACTGGAGGATTGCTTTTGGAGGTATATTCTAAAAGGGTTCatgttaatttatttatcatttgtcAATGGATAAATCATGGATTGGAAAGCCACGGAACACAAACGAATACTTGCTTGGTTTGGATAAATTTCTTGATTTTGCGTTTAAGAATGCGGCTGTGGAAGATACAATTAGATGCCCATGTCCTAAATGAGGCTTTGGCAAGTGGCAAACTAGAGAGATAGTGCAGGATCATTTGATTTGTAAGTCATTCCCTCAAAATTATGTTATTTGGAATCTTCATGGTGAGAAACCGGTAGTAGAGCCTTCTAGAGATAGAGATGTTATACAAGAGATGTTTCACCAAGAAAATCCAATAGAAACAATGATTAATGATACATTTGGGCACTATAGGCACCAAGCGGCTAATGTAGGGATATCTCAACCATTGGACTCAAATGAAATATCAAATGAGGGGCATAGGGAGGATTCTGGTGACTTTCATAATTTTTTCAAAGATGGAAGTGAAACACTGTATGAAGGGAGCAAGTTCACAAAGCTAGAGTTTTTAATAAAATTGTTTCATATAAAGGTCTATTGTGGATTAAGTGACAAGGCAATGACTATGATACTAGATTTATTGAGAGATGCATTTGAAGATGCAAAGTTACCTGCTTCCTTTAATGAGGCCAAAAAAACCATTAGCAAACTTGGCCTTGACTATACCAAGATACATGCATGTCCAAATAATTGTATGCTATACTGGGAAGGTGATTCAGAATTGGAAGCATGTAAGCATTGTGGTATATCTAAATGGAATCCTAACAAGAAAAAAAAGTAAACTGTAAAGGTTTTGCGTTATTTTCCATTGAAACCAAGATTGCAACGATTATTTATGTGTTATAAGACTGCTGAACATATGAGATGGCATGCTTCAGGCAATAATGATGATGGGTTATGAGGCATACAAGGGATGGTGAGGCATGGAAGACATTTGATCGGACTCCTTCTGGATTTGCTTCGGATCCTCGAAACGTTCGCTTAGGCCTTGCTAGTGATGGTTTCAGTCCTTTTGGAACAATGGGTACTACCTATAGTATTTGGCCAGTCTTCTTGATTCCATACAATCTTCCTCCTTGGATGTGTATGAAGAACACCTCCTTCATCTTATCAATGATCATTCCAGGGAAGCACATGCCTGGTAATAATATAGATATGTACTTACAACCCCTCGTGAAGGAATTACGCGAGTTATGGAATGATGGTGTAGAAACGTTTGACTCATCATTAAATGAAAATTTTAGAATGCATGTAGCTCTTATGTGGACAATCACTGACTTTTCTGGATTAGGTATCTTATCTGGCTGAAACACACATACTGGTTTTGCCTGTCCAACTTGTAACTTTGACACAGAACCTTGTCGTCTTCGTCATAGTAAAAAGTGGTGTTTTATGGGCCATCGACGTTTTCTGAGAAGAAATCACAGGTTTAGGTTAAACCGAGTACGCTTTAATGGAAGTACAGAGGAGCTAAATCCACCTTTAAAATTGTAAGGGTCTGCCATTTTGAGACAAATCGAAGAAGGAAGAGGAGTAGAGTTGAATTGTAGAGGGAAAACATCTAGACGAGTAACTAAGCAATGGAACAAGAGAAGTATATTCTTTGAACTTACTTATTGGAAATATAATTTGTTGCGTCATAATATAGACTTTATGCATATCGAAAAAAATATATGTGACAATATCATAGATACGCTGCTCCATGataaatcaaaatcaaaagataATATTAATGCCCGAAAGGATCTAAGAGAAATGGGCATAAGGCGTGATCTTTGGCCGGATGATAGTGGGAAATATCACCTTGCTGTGTTTTCACTTATGCTGATAACAAAAAGAAGTTGGACACTAAAAAGTTGTTCCTTACAACTTTGAAGAATATTAAAGTACCAGATGGCTACTCAAGTAACATTTCTAGCTGTGTTGATTTAGTACAGAAAAAGATTTTTGGGTTGAAAAGTCATGATTGCCATATTATTTTAGAGCAATTGCTACCATTGGCAATCCGCAATATGTTGCCCGACCATGTAGTTACAGTTTTGGTGGACTTCTGCTCATTTTTCAGAGCCCTTTCTAGCAAAACCTTGAATGTTTCAGAGCTTGATAAGCTCCAAGAGCGCATTGAAAGCACACTTTGCCACCTAGAGATACTATTTCCTCCAACATTCTTTACAGTAATGATTCATTTGTCTGTCCATCTAGAAGAGGAAGCAAAACTCGGAGGTCCAGTGCATTATCAAAACATGTATCCCATCGAGAGGTAAAACATTAACATTTCTAATTTGAAGATACTTGCATTCTGGTCACTTGAATTAGTTTGTACACTTATGGCCTATTATTTTTGTAGGGAGTTAGGACATTTTAAGTCCTTTGTACGGAATAAATCACAACCAGAGGGTTGTATAGCTGAGGGTTACTTAGCTGAAGAGTCTCTTACCTTTTGCTCTCGGTATACTGAGGATATTGAGACAAGATTCAATAGACCTAGGCGTGTTCGTGATGACCCAAATGTCACTGAGCCTTCTGGAACGTCCTCTATATTTCTTCAATTAGGTAAACCTGCATCAGCTTCGATTATATTCCATTTAACTGATATGCAGAAACTACAAGCTCATCAATATGTGCTTCTGAATTGTGCAATAGTCACGCCATTTTTGGAGTGAATAACTCATACAAACTTTATATTCTTTATCATTGTAATGTTTGAGCAGGCTAGTCTTGTTCTTTAACATTAATGTAATTATTTCATATAGTGAGTTTAGACAGTACATAAGGAGGAGTTCAAGAAGAAGACCTTCACCTACAGAGATAGAGAGGAGAGTTAATAAAGAGTTTGTTGATTGGTTCCAAAAGCGGGTGACTAAGTAATTATTAGTTATTGTTTACATTTTGTTTGAATGAGCAAACTTCACTAAGACAATTTTGTTTTGATTTAGATTATGAATCCAGACACAATAGATACAATGTCTATTGATCTAAAATTTCTCGCACGAGATCCATCGGTAGTTGCAAGACGTTTTACTGCATATAACATCAATGGGTCCAAATTTTGAACTTTGGCTCGATAAGAAGGTCTAAGAACACAGAATAGTGGAGTTTTCTTAACTTCTAAAATATCATGTGTTGCAAGTAGTATTGACAGAAATTTAAGGCAAGCAGAGTTACCATATTATGGGAAGTTAGAAGATATTCTTGAGATTAATTATTATGGTCGATTCAAGGTTGTTCTTTTCAAATGTAGATGGGCTGATACTGCTCAAGATAGAGGGTATAAAAAGGATCGTTGGAACTTAAATTGTGTTAATTTTGATAGATTGATTCATACCGGTGAACGTGAAGAACATGAGCCTTACATCAAAGCATCTCAAGCACAATTGGTGTACTATGTGGATGATGTTGTCAATAAAGGGTGGATTGTTGCTATGCATCTAAAGCCAAGAGATATGTATGATATGGGAGAAGAAGTAGTGGAAGATGAAGTATATGAGAATGAACCATACCAAGAGCAAGAACTCGAACAGTTTTTTGGTGATAGTGATGAGTATGTACAACTAGCTACGGACCATATAATTGATAATGTAGTAGAGTCAAATGTTGCTATTAACTTAGCAGATGGTACATACATGTTTGAATAGAAAATTTATTTAATACATTTCTTTACCTAAAGGTAATAGTATTTCATAAGTAAgtagtgtttattttatttatttgatgTATAAGTATATTTAGAATGGCATTCATATTTGGTTTGAAGGCATATTTAGAAATGATAAGGTTAATTCAATCTGTTGTTCCTCACATTGCATccaagaagaaaggaaaaatcgTAAATGTTGGAAGTTGCATTGCTTTGGATCTGGGACCATTGTTGGAAGTTGCATTGCAGCCAAGCATACAACGATTAAATTTTATTACTGGCTCTTAAACTTAGTTATCTTACTTTATCTTTAGTTTTTGGGAGCTTTATTTTTATTAGATTGTCATTATGTATTAGATGTACTGATTTCTTTTCCTTGAACCACATTAATGTTTATTACTTTGTTCTCATCTCATAATTAACGACTCAAACTCCATACTTAAGATTTACTAGAAACCAAATAAGTTTCTCTGGACGTGTTCACCTTCTCGCATGAATGTTACCTTTGCATCGGATGAGGCATCACCTGTCAAACCTCAACTTTAAACGAAATTACTTTTCTAGCATTGTTTTCCTCCTATGATCAAACCTTTTGACTTCATAAGTATCTTTTTCGTTATGTTGAAGAGTTGTCAATAAATCCTCTTATGGAGTAGTTATGTAGAACACATTGTTGGCCGGGTTGCAACATACAAGTCATATGGTTGAAAATAGGAAGCCAAGGTCCAGTATGTTACCTGGTTAGTACCTTGTTTGAGACTAAATCAGACACTAAGACCGTGTTATAGGCTGATAGCATCACATGGAGTTATAGTTGTGCCCTTTACTACCAGTTACCCGGTCAAATCAGGTTGTGCACCTTGATTCTTATAAC
It includes:
- the LOC104094259 gene encoding uncharacterized protein, whose product is MLPDHVVTVLVDFCSFFRALSSKTLNVSELDKLQERIESTLCHLEILFPPTFFTVMIHLSVHLEEEAKLGGPVHYQNMYPIERELGHFKSFVRNKSQPEGCIAEGYLAEESLTFCSRYTEDIETRFNRPRRVRDDPNVTEPSGTSSIFLQLGKPASASIIFHLTDMQKLQAHQYVLLNCAIVTPFLDEFRQYIRRSSRRRPSPTEIERRVNKEFVDWFQKRIMNPDTIDTMSIDLKFLARDPSVVARRFTAYNINGSKF